In Chroococcidiopsis sp. TS-821, one DNA window encodes the following:
- the secD gene encoding protein translocase subunit SecD, with the protein MQRQRSLLALIVVLVIAAIVAIARIPISLGLDLQGGSQLTIQVQPTAEIPQITDRELEAVQRVIENRINGLGVSEPVVQTVGQDQILVQLPGVSDPEQAERVLGGTAQLEFRMQRPGTEAQLFAEQQVRLALLAKQQELRTTGNTAEIQQNQEAIDRSNAAIAQLFESTNPPLTGRNLEDAFGQPTQVPNNWEVGIRFDSAGAELFAQLTRDLAGTGRSIGIFLDNELISAPTVGPEFAQTGITGGSAVITGRFTAQEANDLAIQLRGGALPVPVEIVENRTVGATLGRDSIQRSIYAGIGGLILVLIFMVIYYRLPGLIADLSLVVYALLTWASFALLGVTLTLPGIAGFILSIGMAVDANVLIFERTREELRAGKSLYRSVESGFYRAFSSILDSNVTTWIACAALFWLGAGLVRGFALTLALGIAVSMFTAITCSRTLMFIAISLPSLRKPELYCPNLPAVRRAEVTR; encoded by the coding sequence ATGCAAAGACAGCGATCGCTATTGGCTTTGATCGTCGTTTTGGTAATCGCTGCGATCGTGGCGATCGCCAGAATTCCGATTTCCTTGGGGTTAGACCTCCAAGGTGGTTCGCAGTTAACAATTCAAGTGCAACCAACAGCAGAAATTCCCCAAATTACTGACCGCGAACTAGAAGCCGTTCAGAGGGTTATTGAAAATCGAATTAATGGTTTGGGTGTTTCGGAACCTGTTGTGCAAACGGTCGGGCAAGACCAAATTCTTGTCCAACTGCCTGGGGTCAGCGATCCAGAGCAAGCTGAGCGCGTGCTTGGCGGTACCGCACAGTTAGAGTTTCGCATGCAACGACCAGGTACTGAAGCCCAATTATTTGCCGAACAGCAAGTGAGACTAGCACTGCTAGCAAAACAGCAAGAGTTAAGAACCACAGGTAACACCGCAGAAATTCAGCAAAATCAGGAAGCGATTGACCGTAGCAATGCAGCGATCGCGCAGTTATTTGAAAGCACGAATCCTCCGCTGACAGGTAGAAACCTAGAAGATGCGTTTGGTCAACCCACGCAGGTTCCCAACAACTGGGAAGTCGGGATTCGCTTCGATTCAGCTGGTGCTGAACTTTTTGCCCAACTAACGCGTGACCTTGCAGGAACAGGACGCAGTATCGGTATATTTCTGGATAACGAACTAATTAGCGCTCCTACAGTAGGTCCTGAATTTGCGCAAACCGGAATCACCGGAGGATCAGCTGTAATTACAGGACGCTTTACCGCCCAAGAAGCCAACGATCTCGCGATTCAATTACGCGGTGGTGCGTTACCTGTTCCTGTTGAAATTGTCGAGAATCGGACTGTAGGTGCCACTTTGGGACGAGACAGTATTCAACGCAGTATCTACGCAGGTATCGGTGGTTTGATTTTAGTGTTGATCTTCATGGTCATTTACTATCGCCTTCCTGGTTTAATTGCCGATCTATCGCTCGTTGTCTATGCATTACTCACCTGGGCAAGTTTTGCATTACTTGGTGTTACGTTGACACTGCCTGGAATTGCGGGTTTTATTCTGAGTATTGGTATGGCAGTTGACGCTAACGTTCTGATTTTTGAGCGAACGCGCGAAGAACTCCGCGCTGGTAAGTCGCTGTATCGTTCGGTTGAATCAGGATTTTACCGCGCTTTTTCCAGTATTTTAGATAGCAACGTAACAACCTGGATTGCTTGCGCGGCATTGTTCTGGTTAGGAGCAGGTTTAGTACGTGGTTTTGCTTTAACTTTGGCACTTGGTATTGCAGTGAGTATGTTTACAGCAATAACTTGTAGTCGGACGCTGATGTTTATCGCCATTAGCTTGCCTTCATTGCGTAAACCAGAATTATATTGCCCAAACCTGCCAGCAGTTCGGAGGGCAGAGGTGACACGATGA
- the secF gene encoding protein translocase subunit SecF: protein MKLSINQSRKLWWAISIAAILAGLVAMLISWQQIGAPLRPSLDFIGGTRLQLERDCSQPNNCAQPIDITAVREVLAAQGLANSSIQILGQEQQGISIRTSTLNVEQRTQLQDALSQQIGAFDPQLTQIDTVGPTIGRQLLTSGLLALIVAFVGIIIYISLRFQLDFAIFGIIALLHDVFITAGVFAILGLVWGVEVDSLFIVALLTITGFSVNDTVVIYDRIREILKTTPDRPISDIVDDAVNQTLTRSINTTLTTLLALFSIFLFGGETLKNFALALIIGFICGAYSSIFIASTLLAWWRERSGQRLATQSVSTISSPPKDP from the coding sequence ATGAAACTGAGTATTAATCAATCGCGAAAACTATGGTGGGCAATTTCTATCGCTGCAATTCTTGCTGGGTTAGTGGCAATGCTGATTTCTTGGCAGCAAATCGGCGCGCCATTGCGTCCTAGTTTAGATTTTATTGGCGGTACGCGATTACAACTCGAACGCGATTGTAGTCAACCGAATAATTGCGCTCAACCGATAGATATTACTGCGGTGCGCGAAGTTCTCGCCGCGCAAGGACTTGCTAACAGCAGCATTCAGATTTTGGGGCAAGAACAACAAGGAATCTCGATTCGCACGAGTACCTTAAATGTCGAGCAACGGACGCAGTTGCAAGATGCATTGAGTCAACAAATTGGTGCGTTCGATCCGCAATTGACGCAGATCGACACTGTAGGTCCCACAATTGGTCGTCAGTTGTTAACTTCGGGTCTGTTGGCGTTAATCGTTGCATTTGTCGGCATTATCATCTACATTAGTCTGCGGTTTCAGTTGGATTTTGCCATATTTGGAATTATCGCGCTTCTACATGATGTCTTTATAACAGCAGGCGTTTTTGCCATTTTGGGCTTGGTGTGGGGCGTTGAAGTAGACAGTTTATTTATTGTTGCTTTACTCACAATCACGGGTTTTTCGGTTAACGATACTGTGGTAATCTATGACCGAATTCGGGAAATATTAAAAACAACTCCTGATCGTCCGATTAGTGATATTGTCGATGATGCTGTCAATCAAACGCTCACCAGATCGATTAATACGACATTAACAACGTTACTAGCGTTGTTTTCTATCTTTCTCTTTGGTGGAGAAACATTAAAAAACTTTGCTTTAGCATTGATTATTGGCTTCATTTGCGGTGCTTACTCCAGCATCTTCATCGCGAGTACTCTCCTTGCATGGTGGCGCGAACGTAGCGGTCAACGTTTGGCAACACAAAGTGTATCTACGATTAGCTCCCCGCCAAAAGATCCTTAA
- a CDS encoding DUF3891 family protein, with translation MIVNPTRDGWEIIYHRAHALLAAQIAGQWQRKNTPIRLYETIAAISHHDDLEKEWEEKCLTPAGAPMDFTLDPETSFDELRKHLEGALYRGRWVALLNSMHMSRLQEGKRSESAEAASFLEEQLQNQQRWCKELGISQKEADEAYAFMQWCDRLSLILCQRELPADNRALEISKAHDGQRYDIMQVDEGFVTVTPWCFEDKRFTVNVEATELDQVKFDDNASLVKALKSAPRKIVEWTFVKS, from the coding sequence ATGATCGTTAACCCTACTCGTGATGGATGGGAAATTATCTATCATCGCGCCCATGCGCTGCTTGCAGCCCAAATTGCCGGACAATGGCAAAGAAAAAATACTCCTATTCGTTTATATGAGACGATCGCGGCGATTTCGCACCACGATGACTTAGAAAAAGAGTGGGAGGAAAAGTGTCTCACGCCTGCTGGCGCACCCATGGACTTTACGCTCGACCCAGAAACATCCTTTGATGAGTTACGCAAGCATCTAGAGGGAGCGTTGTATCGCGGACGTTGGGTAGCATTACTTAATTCAATGCATATGAGTCGCTTGCAAGAAGGTAAACGTTCTGAATCCGCTGAGGCTGCTAGCTTTTTAGAAGAACAGTTGCAGAATCAACAGCGGTGGTGCAAGGAATTAGGTATTTCTCAAAAAGAAGCAGATGAAGCTTATGCATTTATGCAATGGTGCGATCGCTTGTCATTGATTCTTTGTCAGCGAGAACTCCCTGCTGATAATCGCGCTTTAGAAATTAGCAAAGCACACGACGGGCAACGCTACGATATCATGCAAGTTGATGAAGGCTTCGTGACAGTCACGCCGTGGTGTTTTGAAGATAAGCGCTTTACAGTAAATGTGGAAGCAACCGAGCTCGATCAAGTCAAGTTTGATGACAACGCTAGTTTAGTCAAAGCCTTAAAATCTGCGCCGCGCAAGATTGTCGAGTGGACGTTTGTCAAATCATAA
- a CDS encoding isopenicillin N synthase family oxygenase yields MQIPVIDFQPFTTSDSATRQAVAQQVYQAGREIGFMYLKNPGIPPQLIEALFTQSQSFFNLPLEVKQQLAWSDKVSNRGYVGIERERLDPDKPGDLKEAFNVGKEDSSYDAAAAMRINKWLPEYKGFRHDVLAFWDACCEVAASVLQAFAIALQVPEDFFTTKHDQQNHTLRLLHYPPIEQSPKPGQVRAGVHSDYGSITLLFQDRVGGLEVQTRSGEWILAPAIPNTVVVNTGDLMQRWTNHVFCSTKHRVMIPTDERIKRSRYSIAFFCHPNHDAVIACLPGCSRENPAIYPPVSAGEYLLSRLQATY; encoded by the coding sequence ATGCAAATTCCAGTCATTGATTTTCAGCCATTTACCACAAGCGATTCAGCAACACGACAAGCAGTAGCACAACAAGTTTATCAAGCTGGTCGCGAAATTGGATTTATGTATCTCAAAAATCCAGGGATACCTCCACAACTAATTGAAGCCCTATTTACGCAATCGCAGTCTTTTTTCAATCTTCCTCTAGAAGTCAAGCAGCAGTTAGCTTGGAGTGACAAGGTGAGTAATCGCGGTTATGTGGGAATTGAAAGAGAGCGGCTCGATCCTGATAAACCTGGAGATCTCAAAGAAGCATTTAACGTTGGAAAAGAAGATAGTAGCTACGACGCTGCTGCTGCAATGAGAATTAATAAGTGGCTACCTGAGTACAAAGGTTTTCGACATGATGTCCTGGCTTTTTGGGATGCTTGTTGCGAAGTTGCAGCAAGCGTTTTACAAGCATTTGCGATCGCCCTACAAGTGCCAGAAGACTTTTTTACCACAAAACACGACCAACAAAATCATACATTGCGACTACTGCATTATCCACCCATCGAGCAATCGCCAAAACCAGGACAAGTCCGCGCTGGGGTGCATTCTGATTATGGTAGCATTACACTCCTATTTCAGGATCGGGTAGGAGGATTAGAAGTCCAAACGCGGAGTGGGGAATGGATTTTAGCGCCCGCGATTCCTAATACAGTGGTTGTCAATACGGGAGATTTGATGCAGCGGTGGACAAATCATGTTTTCTGTTCTACCAAGCATCGCGTCATGATTCCAACAGATGAACGGATAAAGCGATCGCGCTATTCTATTGCCTTTTTCTGTCATCCCAACCACGATGCAGTAATTGCGTGTCTTCCTGGTTGTAGTCGAGAAAATCCCGCGATTTATCCACCTGTATCCGCTGGAGAGTATTTACTTAGTCGCCTGCAAGCAACTTATTAG
- a CDS encoding lycopene cyclase domain-containing protein, producing the protein MSYFVFHLLFVLPPILFLAWIQPQPLAGVGGLRAWLGLPLIAIVAFIYTTPWDNYLVWRKVWGYGSDRVLGTIGYVPIEEYLFFILQCILTGLWLYWLLARQPDSTQQTASPLLRVLLMVVGVSLCITGILMLRSPSTVYLGLILAWAAPVLTLQWVIGAAILQAMQRIWLIATVVPTLYLWVIDRIAIGDGIWQISEMYTTGIQLFGLPIEEATFFLVTNMMVVQGLLLLLLLKLPKLEAIASVDSHQART; encoded by the coding sequence ATGAGCTATTTTGTCTTTCATTTATTGTTTGTGCTTCCTCCCATTTTGTTTCTCGCATGGATACAGCCACAACCTCTTGCAGGTGTTGGCGGGCTTAGGGCGTGGTTAGGATTACCTTTAATTGCCATTGTCGCTTTTATCTATACAACGCCTTGGGACAACTATTTAGTTTGGCGGAAAGTGTGGGGATATGGCAGCGATCGCGTCTTAGGTACAATCGGCTATGTACCGATTGAAGAATATTTATTTTTCATCCTGCAATGTATTCTGACAGGACTCTGGCTTTATTGGCTGCTAGCGCGTCAACCCGATTCAACTCAACAGACGGCTTCCCCCTTGTTGCGCGTGCTGTTAATGGTCGTTGGGGTATCGTTATGTATTACTGGAATTTTGATGCTGCGATCGCCCTCAACGGTATATTTGGGACTTATTCTTGCTTGGGCTGCGCCCGTATTAACATTGCAGTGGGTCATAGGTGCAGCAATACTGCAAGCAATGCAACGCATCTGGTTAATTGCGACGGTTGTACCCACACTGTATTTATGGGTAATAGACCGAATTGCAATTGGTGATGGAATTTGGCAAATTTCTGAAATGTATACAACAGGAATACAGTTGTTTGGATTGCCGATCGAAGAGGCGACTTTCTTTCTTGTCACTAACATGATGGTAGTGCAAGGATTGTTATTGTTGCTGTTGTTAAAACTGCCAAAACTTGAGGCGATCGCGTCTGTTGATTCTCATCAAGCGCGTACCTAA
- the ilvN gene encoding acetolactate synthase small subunit → MKHTLSVLVEDEAGVLTRIAGLFARRGFNIESLAVGPAEQNGISRITMVVPGDDRVIEQLTKQLYKLINVLKVQDITETPCVERELMLLKVNATSSTRSEIVELAQIFRARVVDVAEDSLTLEVVGDPGKMVAIVQVLQKFGLREVARTGKIALTRESGVNTELLKSLEAAKV, encoded by the coding sequence ATGAAACACACCTTATCTGTTTTAGTCGAAGATGAAGCGGGAGTTTTGACCCGCATTGCTGGTTTGTTTGCACGTCGTGGCTTTAATATTGAAAGCCTCGCAGTCGGTCCTGCCGAGCAAAATGGCATTTCGCGCATTACAATGGTTGTTCCAGGTGACGATCGCGTCATCGAGCAGCTTACCAAACAACTTTACAAGCTTATTAACGTCCTTAAGGTACAGGATATTACCGAAACTCCCTGCGTCGAGCGCGAACTGATGCTCCTCAAAGTCAACGCCACAAGTTCGACACGCTCAGAAATTGTCGAATTAGCACAGATTTTTCGCGCCCGCGTTGTTGATGTTGCTGAAGACTCACTCACCCTTGAAGTCGTTGGCGATCCTGGTAAAATGGTCGCGATTGTCCAGGTGTTGCAAAAGTTTGGTTTACGCGAAGTTGCTCGCACTGGCAAAATCGCTCTCACGCGCGAATCAGGCGTGAATACAGAACTACTGAAATCTTTAGAAGCTGCAAAAGTTTAG
- a CDS encoding MBL fold metallo-hydrolase, which produces MSEVRELVLPIESSEAPNLDGSLLFIGTATVLLRFAGFTILTDPNFLHQGDRVHLGYGITSARQTNPALEIEQLPPLDFVVLSHMHDDHFDSVAAAKLDKSLPIITTHHAAADLKKKGFTAPHALQTWEKLRVTKGNASVQVTAMPGRHGPAILSAVLPPVMGSMLEFQFDSVVFRLYITGDTLIYDDLREIPQRYPDINLALLHLGGTKVFGVLLTMDATQGVQAIQIIAPQLSIPIHYNDYTVFKSPLADFMHAVEDAGLSDRVHYLSHGETYNFHL; this is translated from the coding sequence ATGAGTGAAGTACGAGAACTCGTTTTACCGATAGAAAGTAGCGAAGCACCCAATTTAGATGGTTCACTTCTCTTCATTGGTACAGCGACGGTTTTGCTACGTTTCGCTGGATTTACAATTCTCACAGATCCGAATTTTTTACATCAAGGCGATCGCGTACATCTAGGCTATGGCATAACTTCAGCGCGTCAAACGAATCCAGCACTGGAAATTGAGCAGTTACCTCCACTCGATTTTGTGGTACTCTCGCATATGCATGACGATCATTTTGACTCGGTTGCAGCAGCAAAGCTCGACAAAAGCTTACCCATTATTACCACACATCATGCAGCAGCCGACTTAAAAAAGAAAGGATTTACAGCACCGCACGCACTTCAAACCTGGGAGAAGTTGCGCGTTACAAAAGGTAATGCTAGCGTACAAGTTACCGCAATGCCAGGAAGACATGGTCCAGCCATTTTATCTGCTGTGTTACCGCCAGTGATGGGAAGTATGCTGGAATTTCAGTTCGATTCAGTTGTCTTTCGCCTCTACATCACCGGTGATACGCTTATTTATGATGATTTACGAGAAATTCCGCAACGCTATCCTGACATCAACTTAGCTTTGCTTCACCTTGGAGGAACAAAGGTTTTTGGCGTTTTGTTAACGATGGATGCTACACAAGGAGTTCAAGCAATTCAAATTATTGCGCCGCAGCTAAGTATACCAATTCATTATAACGATTACACTGTATTTAAGTCGCCGCTTGCGGATTTTATGCACGCCGTCGAAGATGCAGGATTAAGCGATCGCGTACACTATCTCAGCCACGGTGAAACTTACAATTTTCATCTTTAA
- a CDS encoding Eco47II family restriction endonuclease: MVYLPYISDEDLRKAVKKVVDCILSTQQRQEAEMYRNVIDPFSAIFDGAVQGFSLEDWLQKERSRQIQKTIQNQIGDFHENVLSSVPGWKKLKKGVDICNEKCQILAEIKNKHNTVKGSDEVVIYDDLLACLNKPQYHNFTAYYVKIIPKNKESYDKLFTPSDKETSTRRPANEKIRQISGQAFYDLATGTSGALSMLFNVLPDVISEVSGLKALDEQ; encoded by the coding sequence ATGGTTTATCTTCCGTACATTTCTGATGAGGATTTAAGAAAGGCTGTAAAAAAAGTTGTTGACTGTATTTTGTCTACTCAGCAACGACAAGAAGCAGAAATGTATAGAAACGTTATAGATCCATTTTCAGCAATTTTTGATGGTGCAGTTCAAGGTTTTAGTTTAGAAGATTGGCTACAAAAAGAACGTAGCAGGCAAATACAAAAAACAATACAGAATCAAATAGGTGATTTTCACGAAAATGTTTTAAGTAGCGTTCCTGGCTGGAAAAAGCTCAAAAAAGGAGTAGACATATGTAATGAGAAATGCCAAATACTTGCAGAGATTAAAAATAAACATAATACAGTCAAAGGAAGCGATGAGGTAGTTATTTATGATGATTTGCTAGCTTGTTTAAACAAGCCGCAGTATCATAACTTTACGGCTTATTATGTAAAAATTATTCCTAAAAACAAAGAATCTTACGATAAACTGTTTACACCTTCAGATAAAGAAACTTCTACAAGAAGACCTGCAAATGAAAAGATAAGACAAATAAGTGGACAGGCGTTTTATGACTTGGCAACTGGTACATCAGGAGCTTTAAGTATGCTTTTTAATGTCTTACCTGATGTCATTAGTGAAGTCTCAGGATTAAAAGCACTCGACGAGCAATAA